In uncultured Fibrobacter sp., the sequence GATGAAGAATCGCAAGTAAAAATGAAGGCGGAACTTTCCGGATTTGAAGGCCGCCTTGCCGCGATGGACAAGGAATTGGGACAGGCGCAGAATATCGAAAAGACTCGCGGCGCTCTCAAGAAGGCTACGGAAGATTTTGAAAAAATTTTGCCGACCTTGGCTCCATTGAAAGAGGCGAAAGTTGCGGCCGAAGCCAAGCAGCCGGAACGCGACAGTTTGCAAGAACGCATCACGACGCTCAGGAATTCTTTACCGGAATACGACCAACTGGAATTGCGCCGGGCCGATATTGCGAAGAAGGAAAAAGATGCCAAGAACATTGCTGCGGATTTGGAAAAAAATCGCAAGGCCGTAGAAGCGCTCAAGACGACGATTGCGACGCTCGAAGAGGAATTGGCGTCGCTCAGCGATGCGGGTTCCAAGAAGCAGGAACTGATTGCGCAGCTGGATAAGCTTAAGACAAGGCAAGATGATTTGCTGAAGGTAGGCAAGAGCGTCAAGGAATTGACCGCAATACGCGATGCGTTTGAAAAGGCGAAACAGGCCTACATTACAGCCGACGCGGATTACCAAAAGAAGAATGCGGAATACGAGGCGATGAATCGGGCCTTCTTGAACGAACAGGCGGGAATCATTGCCGAGACCTTGGTAGAAAACGAACCTTGCCCGGTTTGTGGTTCTACGGATCATCCGCACAAGGCTTGTAAATCGGTGGAGGCGCCGAGTCAGGCCGAATTGGAGCAGTTCAAGGAATTGGCTTCCAAGGCGGAATCGGTACGCAGCACCAAGAGTGCAGAGGCTGCGCAAGCGAAGGGTGCCTACGACGAAAAGCAGGCTAGCGTCGATACGCTGGTGCATGAACTTTTTGGCGAGTGCAGTTTGGAAAATGCCCGCGAGCGCGGCAATACGGAATATGCAGAAAACCGCGACAAGATGGCATCGCTGACTTTAGCTGTATCCAAGGAAGAAGAACGCGAAAAACGCAAGATATTCCTTGAGAAGAACATTCCGGAAAAGCGCCGCGAATTGGATGGTTTGCAGGCCACTGCGACAGAGTTCGAAAAACAGATTTCTGGCCTCAAGGCCGATGTGGAATCGGGCAAGATTGCAGTGGAAGAACTTACGAAGAAGCTCTCGTTTGCAAGCAAGGCCGATACTGAAAAGCAGATTGCTGAAACGCAACGGCAGCTCGATAGCTCCAAGCGCGAACTTGAAGACGCGACAAACGCATTTACCGAATGCGAAAAGCAGGTAAACGAGTTGAATGCAAGCAAGGGCACGCTGGCATCGCAGCTGGAGGGCGCTCCGGAATACGACTTGGCTGCATTGCAGGCAAAGCGCGACGAGGCCGCCGCTGTCCGCGATGTGCTTGTACAGCGGCTGAACAGCGTTACGGCACGGCAATCGCAGAACAGCAATGCGCTTTCGCAAATCCGCAAGACGGTGGATTCCCTGGGAGAACTCCTCCGCAAGCGCGGCTGGATGCGCAACCTTTCGGATACGGCGAACGGCATGCTTTCGGGCACGAGCAAGGTGATGCTCGAGACTTACGTGCAGGCTTCGTACTTTGACCGCATCGTGAGCCGTGCGAATACGCGCTTCCGTATTCTTTCGAACGGGCAGTACGAACTGGTGCGCCGTATGGACGCTTCCAATAACAGGAGCCAGAGCGGGCTCGACTTGAACGTACTCGACCATGCGAGCGGTAGGCAGCGTGAGGTAAAGACGCTCAGCGGTGGCGAAAGTTTCTTGGCGTCGTTGTCGCTGGCGCTCGGGCTTGCCGACGAGGTGCAGAGTTCGGCGGGCGGCATCCAGCTCGACACGATGTTCGTGGACGAGGGTTTCGGCTCGCTCGACGACGAGAGTTTACGGCTTGCTATCAACACGTTGCAGACACTTGCGGGCGACAACCGCTTGGTGGGCATCATCAGCCACGTGAACGAACTCGAGCGCAAGATTGAAAAAATCGTCCGTGTGAAAAAGGACGACAACAAAATCAGTCGCGTGACGATTGAGGTATAAAAAATGGCCCCTTCAAGGGGCCGTTCTTATAAGATACCGTTTTTACGGAATGTCGTTGGGCATGATGCCAAATTCGCGGATACTGGGCAGCATGATTATTTCTGCATCTCCAGATTCCAAAGCTTCTTGCGTCACTTCTTCATTGAATTCTTCGTGCCCTTTGTCGTTTGCATCTTCGAAGGTGGCATCCTTGTTACTGAGGAATGTCGTTTCGATCAGGTCGACGGTACTTGAACCCTTTTTGACAGTCCATCCAACGAACATGTGGTTCGGGATGGTAATTATGGCGACTTCGAAACCAATGGCTTCGAGGACCGATGCGAACAAGAAGGAAAATTCGTTACACACAGCCTGCTTTGATCTCAGGATTTCTATAGGGTAGTTGATTTTCTGCCCGTTGCTCCCGATACCGTCGTTTTCGACGTACTTGATATTGCGCTTCTGCAGAACTTCAAATACCGCTTTGGCTACACGTGCGGCACTTTCTGTGTCTGTAGAGTCGTCGCTGTATTTCTGGTAAGCTTTGAGGCTTTCACTGGGGAGCTTTTTGCTGACTTCGGCCAAGATGGTGGAGATGGAATCCATGTTCGGCGTAATCCAGACACCGACCCACCAGTTCCTGTTTACGACGCCGGCGAGCTCTGCGCCATTGACCTGTACAGGGTGGATTGTCGTGGGTTTGGATGTCGAGTAGAAGAGAATCTCTCGGTCGTTTTCAAGGGCATAGGCGCGGATTTGGTATTGTTCCTGCTTCGGTGCCGAGAGGTCGAGCAGATAGTCCATATCGAATTTCAGCGATGACCCGATGATTATGGATGTATCGGGATTTACGAATTCCGTTGTCGTGCTCGTATCCGTGACACCTTCTATCCATACTTTGAGGGCAATCTTTTTCCAGCGGCAAGGAACTTTGCTCTTGCTCTCGCAAGTGTTGCGGACGGTTATGGAAACAGGCATCGGAGCCTTTTGTTTGTTTTTGTCCTTGAAGTCCTTGTACATGAGCGGATACTGGTTTGCAAAAGCTCCGTAGATGTCGTCTTTGCTCGACCATACAGAAGCGTCCAGCGTCCGGATGACATTCTGCGTGTAGATGTCGTTGTAGATGCTGTCGTAAAGTTGCTTGTAGAGCGTGTCGTAGTCGGCCTCTTTGAGGCTATCGAGTAACGCTTCGCGAATGGAGTCCATCCACTTCTCGGAGTAAGTGTTATCGAAGAGAATCTTGTAAACGGTATCCACGTAGGGTTCCGCATAGAGGCTGTCCCAGAGAGTTCCCGTGACATCTTCGCGGATTGCTGTGGCAAGAGAATCGACATCGACCTCTTCGGCGTCTTTGCCTGCGATACCGTCTTTACCATCTTCGCCGGAACAAGCGGTAAAGGCAATCGTGAATGCCGTGAACGCTGTAATTGCAAAAAATGAAAGTCTAGAATGAGTGTTCATAGGTTTCCCTTCTTGTTTTCGCTTCTGGGTATGTTCAGCGTGTTTTGCGTTTGTTGACAAGTCTTGTGTAGGTTTCCACCTGCCGCTGGATGATGCCGTCCCATGTGAAGCAATCGGCGATGCGCTTGCGGGCGCCTGCGAGCAGGTTCTCGAGGAGCGAGCGGTCGCTGGCGATGCGCTTGAAGGCGTTTGCCAAGGCTTCGGGGTCTTTTTCGGGGACAAGGATTCCCGACTCGCCGTCTACGACGACATCCGGGATACCGCCCACGTTACTCGCGACAATCGGGAGGCCAAGTTCCATCGCTTCGATGAGCACGACGCCCAGACCTTCGGTGTCGCCCTTGTGGTCGACGATGGCGGGTAGCACGAATACGTTTGCAGTGCGGTATTCGTTGGCGAGGTCTTCGGGCGAGAGCTTGCCGGTGAAGATGACGTGCGGGTACTTTGCGGCTTGCTGTTTGAGTTTCTCGGTGAGGTCGCCCACGCCGACGATGCGGATTTCGAACTTGTCGGCAGGCAGGAATTTCGCGGAGTCGATGAGGTAGCAGATGCCCTTGCGTTCAATGTGCCGCCCAACGAACAGGATCTTGAACTTCCCATTCACCGCATGCGGAACAAGCCCCAAGCCATCTCTCTCGTCTCTCGTCTCTCGTCTCTCGTCTAAATCGGTCTCTCGTCTCTCGTCTAATGTAGTTCCGTACGGGCTCCATTCTACGTCTACGTTCCGGATGGCCTTGATCTTGCCGGCGGTGAAGCTCGAGTTCGCGAATACAGCCTGCGCTTGCCCGATGGCGAACTTGAGGAGCGGTTTGACCCATTTCTTTTTGCGGATGAGCAAAAGTTCGGCCCCGTGGAAATTCAGCACCAGCGGGATGCGGAGGAGCTTTGCTGCGCCGAGCGCGATGTAGGCATGCGGGAACGGCCAGTGTGCGTGGATGATGTCGGGCTTCCACTGGCGGCATATCTTGAGGCACTTGAAGAAGCCGTTGATAATATAGGGGATAGCGAGGAGCTGTAGCCAGGGCTTGCTCGCCATTTTGGAGGGGGCGCCTTCTTCGTGCGTGAGGATTTCCCAGTTGGCGGGCGCGTAACGGAAACGATTCACGCGCGTGCCGTCGATTTCGTGGCTCTTGAGCCCTTTGTAAGAAGGGGCGAGTACCTGGATCTCGACGCCCGCTTTTTTGAGGTGCGCGATAGACGTCCGGAGCCAGGGGACCTCGGCGTCTTCGTGGAATCGGGGATAGACGGAGCCGATGACAAGAACTTTCATGCCAGTGCCGTTGATGCCTTTTGTTGCATGTCCTGGATGCAGGCGGGATAGACGATAGGAGTCACGAGGGTAGAGAGGATGCTTGATACGTGCGGGAAGTCGTTGATGTTCGCAGTCTGCTCGATACGGCCCTTGACGCGCGTCCAGCCTTCTATCTTCGAGTCAAGAAGCAGCATGCCCAATCCGGCCTCGTTCTCGATGAACCCGATGATGTCGCAGCCTCTGTTGTTTTTGGCCAACGCTTCCAGGAAGATTTCCCAGAATTTGCTGTTGTCCTCGTCGTTGCCGAGCTTCTGGGCAATCTGTTCAAAGTTAAACTCAAGGTACACGAACGAGGTCTTGTCCTCGTCGCTGCGTATAATTTCCTCTTGGCAGCGCCGTTCAAATAATTCCTTCGTGTATATGGAAATATTGAACCGGTGTTTTCCAATCAAATTGAAGAGCTGTTCCTTCATCATCGATTGGAATTTAGTCTATTTTTTGGTCATGCAGAGATTGATCAAGTTAAAAAAAGTGCTTAAGAACAGCGTTTTGGCATCGGCAGTGGAGGGATTCAAGTCCCTGAAGGTGTCTACGGGTAAGTACCGTCCGCTTTCGCCCGCCGAAATAGAGGTTCTCGAGAAAAACGGCAACAGCTGCGACGACTGGTCGAAGATCATGGTGGAGCCGGCTTTTGTTCCGGAACGCATCTACCGCTCCGTGTTCATGGGCGATGTTTATTTGCCCGCCTTTTTCGGCACGCTCCTTTTGCCCGGCGACGTCTCGTTCCAGACCGGCATATACGACAGCCTCGTGCATAACTGCATTATCGAGAATGCGCTCGTGTATAGGGTCGCCATGCTCAGCAACGCGATTGTACGGCGCGGCGCCGTGGTCCAGAACGTTGGGTCGTTCGTGGGCACCGGCAAGATCAATTACATGATGGGTACTGGCATCACCGTGGGTAACGAGATGGGCGGCCGCATGGTGTATGTCATTCCGGAGATTACCACAGACTTGGTGGATGTGCAACTTTTCCACAAGGCCGATGCTGCGACGGAGGCTGCATTCAAGGAACAGCTCATGGCACACCGGGACGAATGCGACATGCCTTATTCTATTGTAGGCAAGGGCGCAGTCGTGAGCAATACGAACATCGTGCGCAACAGCTGGATAGGCGAACATGCCCGTGTCGAGGGTGCTGCAAAAATCAGGAACTCCATCATCATGAGTTCGCTGGAACATTCCACGCACGTTTACGATTCCGTGATCCTTGAAAATTCCAACTTGCAGATGGGCGTGAGTGTGCATACAGGAGCCGAGGTACAGAGGTCGGTGCTCATGGAACGCTGCAAGGTGGGGAGCAAGGCCATTGTGAAGTCTTCTATCGTGGCGCCGTGCTGCCATATCGAAGAGGCCGAGGTGAACTGCTCCTATGTGGGGCCCATGACGCAGATGCACCACCATTCGCTTTTGATTGCGGCGCTGTGGCCGGAAGGCTGCGGAAACCTAGGCTACGGTGCGAACGTCGGTAGTAACCACACTGGCCGCATGCCCGACCAAGAAATTATGCCTGGGCAGGGAATGTTCTTTGGGCTTGGCGTGAACATCAAGTTCCCCGCCAACTACCGCGAGTCGCCGTTTACGTTGGTCGCAAGCGGCGTGACGACATTGCCGCAGCGGCTCAAGTTCCCCTTCTCGCTCATCCGTTCCGGTGACCCGCAGTTGATGGGCGTGCCCGCGCGCTTGAACGAAATTATCCCCGGCTGGAACTACGCGAAGAACGCGTACGCCATGGATAGGAACGCCTACAAGTATGCCCAACGGGGCAAGGGCGCTGTCGCGCCGTCGTTCTACAACATGTTCAGCGCCGAGACCGCCCGCTGCGTTTTCGATGCATACAACCGTTTGCAGGGGGTCGCCGTGCGTGACCTCTACACCCGCCGGGAAATCGACGGACTCGGTGAAAACTTCATGCGCGAGAGCGTGCGCCAGGATGCACTGCGCGCCTATGCGGAATACCTGGAACGCTATGCGCTCGACATGCTGATATCCCTCGTCGAAAACGATAGCTCGCTTGCTACACAGGCACCGCGTGAACTCCGCCGCCTGGTTGCAGGCGACGTGAACAAAGACATTGTGCGCATCGTGCCGCTGCCCGAAACATTCGAAGAAGTAGTCAAGCGCTTCCGCATGCTCGAAAAGGAATGGTTCGACCGCGTCGGTCACGGGCTCGACCGCGACAGCGCACGTGGCCGCGAGATATTCGACGACTACGATTCCGCACACCCGGTCGATGCCGCCTTCGTGGAATGGGAAAAGACTCGCTTCGAAGAATCCATCCGCCGCCTGAACGCCGTGGCCAAACTCGCGAAGCCGGAAGGGTAGCTCTCCGGTGGAACAGGTATTGCTCTACATATTGCTCGGTCTCGAAGTCGTGCTGCGCGTAGTGCTTGAGGTGCGCGAACGCAGGCTGACTCAAGTGCGTGGCGGCGTGTTCGCAGTGCTCCGCCTTGTGCCGCTTTTAAACGACATCGTGCCCCTGCCCGAATCACGCAAGGCGCCTGCCGCCTCGGCCTTTGTCGAGAAGCACGAAGAAGGCCACAAGAGCCTGCACCACGGCATCCTGCGCAGCGTCACCAAGATTATCTTCTTGATTGTCGCCGTGTGGTTTTTGGCCGCGATGCTCTCGCGGTTCGGCCTCACCATTTACGAATCCGTGCTGTGGCTGCACTTGGCCGCCATACCCCTCCGGATGATATTCCATCTGTACTGCTGGAACCAGGAATACGAAGCCGACGCTTATGCGATGAAGCAGCTCGGCAAAGCCAAGGCTAAAGAAGCCATGCGCGACCTTGTCGCAAGCGAAATCCCGTACACGAAGCTCTTTGCCGTCGTGTACCGCGAGCACCCGACCGCAACGCTGCGCCAACGCCGCCTGTTTGCGAAGTAAAAATTGACATTTTATGACATCTGTTTGAATGTATTTTTATACAGTATCAAATGGAGGTCATTATGAATCAGGAACAGAAAACCATTCGCGTCATGGGCACGGGATTCGTCAAAACCGCCCCCGACACCACGAGACTCACGTTCGAGGTGGATTCCCTGCATGACTCTTACGAAAAGGCGTACGCCGATGCCGCAGTCGGGAACAAAAACCTGCGAGAAGCGCTCAAAATGTTGGATATTCCAAAAGATTCGCTCAAAACCACTAACTTTTCTATAACTAAAGAAACAGAGTGGAGACGTAAAGAAGAAAGGCGCGTTTTTGTCGGCTTCAAATTGCGCCAAGAACTCGCTATTGAATTGCCGCTGGACAGCGTGATCACTTCTAAAGTCATGTCCGCACTCGGCAAAGCGTGGCCTGAGCTAGAAGTGGACATCTCCTTCATCAAAAAAGATACCCACGATGTCAAGCTGCAAATTTTGGAATCCGCCGTCAAGGATGCCCGCGAAAAAGCCGAAGTCATCGCAGCGACATTGGGGCATAAGCTCGGCGGTATCATCAGCGCAGATTACTCTAAGCGGAGTATCGACATCAATTACCACGAAGAACGGCTGGCGTTACGTGACGGCGGGTTTTGCGACAAAGATGCCTCTATTGATTACACTCCCGACGATATCGAGGCCGGCGATACGATCGAAACCGTGTGGTATTTGGAGTAAATCTAACACGCGATTTCAACGGATCAACAAGTTATAAACCAAAATTTCGCGATTCTACGTTAAATTCGCTAATTATAACATTTTGCCGCGATTATAATATTTTGAAATGTTATGATTGAGGAGAAATGTTAAAAAGAAGGGGGTATCAATACGAAATTGTTTTCAAAACTTCAAAAAGTCATAATTTGACATTTCTTGATTATATATTTATGGATGATGAAAGACTTATATATCACAAAACAGAAAAATATGACCGCACTGGCAGAATATCAGCGAAAGTTGTGGAAAAATCCACAGCTCTCTTATCTATTCCTTGAAGTGACGGATTGTTGCAATTTAAAATGCAAGCATTGCGGAAGCGGTTGTCTGTCAACAAACCGGAACTATTTGCCTTTTGAAACCGCTCAAAAAGTCCTGGACGAAGTCGCTAAGGAATTCGACGCATCGCAGATATTTATTTGCATTACAGGCGGCGAACCACTTTTGAACAAAGAACTATTCAAAATCATCGCCTATTCCAAGCATTTAAATTTTTCTTGTGGTATAACAACAAATGGAACATTATTGTCGGAAACCGTTGGAGAACAGTTCAAAAATGCCGGACTTGACACAATTTCTATCAGCTTGGACGGTCTGGAAAAAACACACAACGACTTTCGATGTTCCCCAAATGCATTCCAACAAGCGCTGACAGGCATTCGAAATGCGAAAAAAGCAGGATTATATCCTGAAGTTGTAACAGTAGTCCACAAAAACAATTTAAAAGAACTCGACATCCTATACGAATTCCTTTGCGATGAGAAAATCGAATCATGGAAAATTGCGAACATCGACCCCATCGGCAGAGCAAAAGACAACTCTTCGATGCTTCTCAACGCTCACGAATACAAAATGCTGCTTGATTTCGTTAAACGAATACGGTTCAAACCAAGAAACAGCATGGAAATAAATTTAGGTTGTTCACACTATCTTGGAATGCAATACGAGTATATGGTTCGCGACTTTTATTTTCAATGCGGAGCGGGGACGAAAATCGCAAGCGTCATGGCAAATGGCGATATCGGAGCATGCCTAGACATTGAAAGGAATGATTTAACAATACAGGGAAACATTTATAAAGAATCTTTCGTAGATGTTTGGAAAAAAAAGTTTGAAATTTTCCGTCAAGATAAAGCGGAGTTAAATTCGCAATGCAAACAATGTAGCGAACGGGAATTTTGCATGGGAGATTCAACTCATACCTGGGACTTCCAAAACAACGAACCCAATTACTGCGTTTTCAAAATGCTGGAGGATTATTATGGTCAAGATAAATAGAAAGCCAAAAGAATATCGTGGACGTTGTGGAAACTGCCAAGCACCCCTGTTGAAGGGGGCCCGATATTGCGATCAATGTGGCACCAAAAAGGGCAATGGAGAATTTAAACCTTTTGAGAATACAATACGAATCCTTTACGGTCCACCCATTAAAATCATCCAGCATTGTGAAGCATGCAATCATAAATGGTTAAAAGCAGGGATTGGCGTAAAAAAATCTTCATATTGTCCCAAATGCAATTCACCCTCTATAGAAATGCTAGAATTTTCGCGTTGGCATTATGGAGAAACCCTAGGGCACTATCTAGAAGACAACGAGCCACTGCAATTATTCACCAAAGACGAAGTGAATAAAATTCTGAGTTTGCGCGAAGAATACAAGAATTTTCAAAACCGTAACGAAGATTACAATGCAATACACAGGTTCATGAATCAAAATGGTTTCGAGGAACACGCGAAAGAATTGAAAGATACAATTTTGTCAAATCGTGAAGCGGAAAGAATAAATTTATCAAAAAAGATTTTAATGGTTGTCGGAAACGAAAACGCCTTAATAGCAGATTGCGTTTGCCCCAAATGCGAAGGCATAATAGCTAGTCAAATAAAAATTGAGAAAAAAACGAAATTTCCCAAAGCGAATACACTGAAAGACAGCGAAATTTATTCACTTTCAGAGGATTATGTCAATCAAGATGCCAGTAAAGACGATTTAATGTGCTTACAATGCGGTCATGTTTTCAAAAATCCCACAAAGAAAAAATAAAGATCAGAGGGGATCACAAAAAGTGCCTAAATCTGCAACATCTTGCAGATTTCTATTGACAAGTCGAGCGATATTATATATTTTAATGTGAAAACAGCAATATATTGCCGATTTCAATAACAAAGATCGCAGAATTCTATTGGGGCTACAGTATGGAA encodes:
- a CDS encoding SMC family ATPase, translated to MRPTRLIISAFGPYAERTIIDLDKLGKSGLYLISGDTGAGKTTIFDAITYALFGRASGDNRDDAKLFRCTNATPETKTEVDLTFEYVGKEYRVVRNPEYMRPKARGEGLTKEAASVTFYYPEASGKQGPTSRPVSKEKDVAAAVQAVIGIDRDQFTQIAMIAQGDFMKLLLSTTDERKKIFRKIFKTDKFGALQEELKRRASEIERQCGDSESAACTMVAQLQCGEESAQAQNLEQAKNLAAARQVADWQGVCSTAESVIAEDEESQVKMKAELSGFEGRLAAMDKELGQAQNIEKTRGALKKATEDFEKILPTLAPLKEAKVAAEAKQPERDSLQERITTLRNSLPEYDQLELRRADIAKKEKDAKNIAADLEKNRKAVEALKTTIATLEEELASLSDAGSKKQELIAQLDKLKTRQDDLLKVGKSVKELTAIRDAFEKAKQAYITADADYQKKNAEYEAMNRAFLNEQAGIIAETLVENEPCPVCGSTDHPHKACKSVEAPSQAELEQFKELASKAESVRSTKSAEAAQAKGAYDEKQASVDTLVHELFGECSLENARERGNTEYAENRDKMASLTLAVSKEEEREKRKIFLEKNIPEKRRELDGLQATATEFEKQISGLKADVESGKIAVEELTKKLSFASKADTEKQIAETQRQLDSSKRELEDATNAFTECEKQVNELNASKGTLASQLEGAPEYDLAALQAKRDEAAAVRDVLVQRLNSVTARQSQNSNALSQIRKTVDSLGELLRKRGWMRNLSDTANGMLSGTSKVMLETYVQASYFDRIVSRANTRFRILSNGQYELVRRMDASNNRSQSGLDLNVLDHASGRQREVKTLSGGESFLASLSLALGLADEVQSSAGGIQLDTMFVDEGFGSLDDESLRLAINTLQTLAGDNRLVGIISHVNELERKIEKIVRVKKDDNKISRVTIEV
- a CDS encoding glycosyltransferase; protein product: MKVLVIGSVYPRFHEDAEVPWLRTSIAHLKKAGVEIQVLAPSYKGLKSHEIDGTRVNRFRYAPANWEILTHEEGAPSKMASKPWLQLLAIPYIINGFFKCLKICRQWKPDIIHAHWPFPHAYIALGAAKLLRIPLVLNFHGAELLLIRKKKWVKPLLKFAIGQAQAVFANSSFTAGKIKAIRNVDVEWSPYGTTLDERRETDLDERRETRDERDGLGLVPHAVNGKFKILFVGRHIERKGICYLIDSAKFLPADKFEIRIVGVGDLTEKLKQQAAKYPHVIFTGKLSPEDLANEYRTANVFVLPAIVDHKGDTEGLGVVLIEAMELGLPIVASNVGGIPDVVVDGESGILVPEKDPEALANAFKRIASDRSLLENLLAGARKRIADCFTWDGIIQRQVETYTRLVNKRKTR
- a CDS encoding DUF4954 family protein, whose protein sequence is MQRLIKLKKVLKNSVLASAVEGFKSLKVSTGKYRPLSPAEIEVLEKNGNSCDDWSKIMVEPAFVPERIYRSVFMGDVYLPAFFGTLLLPGDVSFQTGIYDSLVHNCIIENALVYRVAMLSNAIVRRGAVVQNVGSFVGTGKINYMMGTGITVGNEMGGRMVYVIPEITTDLVDVQLFHKADAATEAAFKEQLMAHRDECDMPYSIVGKGAVVSNTNIVRNSWIGEHARVEGAAKIRNSIIMSSLEHSTHVYDSVILENSNLQMGVSVHTGAEVQRSVLMERCKVGSKAIVKSSIVAPCCHIEEAEVNCSYVGPMTQMHHHSLLIAALWPEGCGNLGYGANVGSNHTGRMPDQEIMPGQGMFFGLGVNIKFPANYRESPFTLVASGVTTLPQRLKFPFSLIRSGDPQLMGVPARLNEIIPGWNYAKNAYAMDRNAYKYAQRGKGAVAPSFYNMFSAETARCVFDAYNRLQGVAVRDLYTRREIDGLGENFMRESVRQDALRAYAEYLERYALDMLISLVENDSSLATQAPRELRRLVAGDVNKDIVRIVPLPETFEEVVKRFRMLEKEWFDRVGHGLDRDSARGREIFDDYDSAHPVDAAFVEWEKTRFEESIRRLNAVAKLAKPEG
- a CDS encoding M48 family metalloprotease, translated to MEQVLLYILLGLEVVLRVVLEVRERRLTQVRGGVFAVLRLVPLLNDIVPLPESRKAPAASAFVEKHEEGHKSLHHGILRSVTKIIFLIVAVWFLAAMLSRFGLTIYESVLWLHLAAIPLRMIFHLYCWNQEYEADAYAMKQLGKAKAKEAMRDLVASEIPYTKLFAVVYREHPTATLRQRRLFAK
- a CDS encoding SIMPL domain-containing protein; translation: MNQEQKTIRVMGTGFVKTAPDTTRLTFEVDSLHDSYEKAYADAAVGNKNLREALKMLDIPKDSLKTTNFSITKETEWRRKEERRVFVGFKLRQELAIELPLDSVITSKVMSALGKAWPELEVDISFIKKDTHDVKLQILESAVKDAREKAEVIAATLGHKLGGIISADYSKRSIDINYHEERLALRDGGFCDKDASIDYTPDDIEAGDTIETVWYLE
- a CDS encoding radical SAM protein, with translation MMKDLYITKQKNMTALAEYQRKLWKNPQLSYLFLEVTDCCNLKCKHCGSGCLSTNRNYLPFETAQKVLDEVAKEFDASQIFICITGGEPLLNKELFKIIAYSKHLNFSCGITTNGTLLSETVGEQFKNAGLDTISISLDGLEKTHNDFRCSPNAFQQALTGIRNAKKAGLYPEVVTVVHKNNLKELDILYEFLCDEKIESWKIANIDPIGRAKDNSSMLLNAHEYKMLLDFVKRIRFKPRNSMEINLGCSHYLGMQYEYMVRDFYFQCGAGTKIASVMANGDIGACLDIERNDLTIQGNIYKESFVDVWKKKFEIFRQDKAELNSQCKQCSEREFCMGDSTHTWDFQNNEPNYCVFKMLEDYYGQDK
- a CDS encoding zinc ribbon domain-containing protein; its protein translation is MVKINRKPKEYRGRCGNCQAPLLKGARYCDQCGTKKGNGEFKPFENTIRILYGPPIKIIQHCEACNHKWLKAGIGVKKSSYCPKCNSPSIEMLEFSRWHYGETLGHYLEDNEPLQLFTKDEVNKILSLREEYKNFQNRNEDYNAIHRFMNQNGFEEHAKELKDTILSNREAERINLSKKILMVVGNENALIADCVCPKCEGIIASQIKIEKKTKFPKANTLKDSEIYSLSEDYVNQDASKDDLMCLQCGHVFKNPTKKK